A single window of Vigna unguiculata cultivar IT97K-499-35 chromosome 1, ASM411807v1, whole genome shotgun sequence DNA harbors:
- the LOC114170575 gene encoding putative pentatricopeptide repeat-containing protein At1g03510, which translates to MVWYSGAHQLLLHYTKLMSSHVSNSRHDAAISLFHHLHSTLLLPMDPHLLSLTLKSCTALNLPLLATSLHAHAAKSSFLSNPFVASALLHLYGSRISLPLAHHLFIQIPHPHRNVVVWNSIISLHAHSNNLSLALRLFHSLDTAPTDSTFNPIISALAPSHPLQSISFYRQMRLHNLKPRLITLLSLLPACVNLAALNLIKEIHGYAVRNSIHPHHQFSSALVEAYGRCGSLRCSTLMFSTMRDEDKDVVAWSSLISACALHGQAETALATFRRMETAGVRPDGIAFLGVLKACSHAGLADEALWFFARMRGEYGVEPGSDHYSCLVDVLGRAGRLQEAYAVIRGMPVEVTAKAWGALLGACRNFGELRLAEVAARALAEVEPGNAGNYVLLGKMYASVGRMEEAQRVRMDMKEKGVKVSAGSSWVVYSEV; encoded by the coding sequence ATGGTGTGGTACTCCGGCGCCCACCAGCTCTTACTCCACTACACCAAACTCATGTCCTCCCACGTGTCCAACTCTCGTCACGACGCCGCCATCTCCCTCTTCCACCACCTCCACTCCACCCTCCTCCTCCCCATGGACCCCCACCTCCTCTCCCTCACCCTCAAGTCCTGCACCGCCCTCAACCTCCCCCTCCTCGCCACCTCCCTCCACGCCCACGCCGCCAAGTCCTCCTTCCTCTCCAACCCCTTCGTCGCCTCCGCCCTTCTCCACCTCTACGGCTCCCGCATCTCCCTCCCACTCGCCCACCACCTCTTCATCCAAATACCCCACCCACACCGAAACGTCGTCGTCTGGAACTCCATCATCTCCCTCCACGCCCACAGTAACAACCTCTCCCTCGCCCTCCGCCTCTTCCACTCCCTCGACACCGCCCCCACCGACTCCACCTTCAACCCCATCATCTCCGCCCTCGCCCCCTCCCATCCCCTCCAATCCATCTCCTTCTACCGCCAAATGCGCCTCCACAACCTCAAACCACGCCTCATTACACTTTTATCTCTCCTCCCCGCCTGCGTCAACCTCGCCGCGCTTAACCTAATCAAAGAGATCCACGGTTACGCCGTCAGGAACTCCATCCACCCGCACCACCAATTCAGCAGCGCCTTGGTCGAAGCCTACGGAAGATGCGGTTCTCTTCGTTGCTCCACTTTGATGTTTTCGACGATGAGGGACGAGGACAAGGACGTGGTTGCGTGGAGCAGTTTGATTTCGGCCTGCGCTTTGCACGGCCAGGCGGAGACGGCTCTGGCGACTTTTCGGCGGATGGAGACCGCCGGCGTGCGGCCCGACGGAATTGCGTTTCTCGGGGTTTTGAAGGCTTGCAGTCATGCTGGTTTGGCGGACGAGGCGCTGTGGTTTTTTGCGAGGATGCGGGGGGAGTATGGTGTGGAGCCCGGGAGTGACCATTACTCGTGTTTGGTGGATGTTTTAGGAAGAGCGGGGAGGTTGCAGGAGGCGTATGCGGTGATTCGGGGGATGCCGGTGGAGGTGACGGCGAAGGCGTGGGGGGCGCTGCTTGGGGCTTGTAGGAATTTTGGGGAGTTGAGGCTTGCGGAGGTTGCGGCGCGGGCGTTGGCGGAGGTGGAGCCGGGGAATGCCGGTAATTATGTGCTGTTAGGGAAGATGTATGCGAGTGTGGGAAGGATGGAGGAGGCGCAGAGGGTGAGGATGGACATGAAGGAGAAGGGGGTGAAGGTTTCTGCTGGGAGTAGTTGGGTTGTGTATTCTGAGGTGTGA
- the LOC114170666 gene encoding DAR GTPase 2, mitochondrial isoform X2: MAATSLGRRIGTVVKEELRSKGAWRDSLMAAASRAIAERIPLANLVVQVRDARIPLSSECEILRNYPLPHKQIIVLNKMDLAGASNVKAWVEYFREMNCVSCGVNAHNKENIRQLLSLIQRQVSELKRDDQCDNNYTATVMLIGIPNVGKSALINALHQVGRINAAEKGKLKHATVSPEPRETKNIRSFKIGSHPNIYVLDTPAVLSPENLNVAVLSKLILTGAVGDCLVRRKEVAQYFLAILNSSDQYKKWAKLFMKDNDRSFLNGTTEQLTSSELHMKKKIQFQTDHTQDVRRKLFETISSLEGEIKCEDEMLALVDRQFSALQEAFHVSGECEEDAHDKVAGKLLNLFRTGRIGHYILDHLPGKIQ, encoded by the exons ATGGCAGCAACGAGTTTGGGCAGACGAATTGGCACAGTGGTAAAGGAAGAGCTGAGAAGTAAGGGAGCATGGCGCGATTCTCTTATGGCCGCCGCTTCTCGTGCAATCGCAGAAAGAATTCCGTTGGCGAATCTCGTCGTCCAAGTCAGAGATGCAAGG ATTCCCTTGTCCTCTGAATGCGAGATACTCAGAAACTACCCACTTCCCCATAAACAAATCATAGTGCTCAACAAAATGGATCTTGCGGGTGCATCGAATGTGAAG GCATGGGTGGAATATTTTAGGGAAATGAACTGCGTATCTTGTGGAGTCAATGCTCATAACAAGGAGAACATCAGACAG CTTCTAAGCCTTATACAACGCCAAGTGAGTGAACTGAAGAGAGATGATCAATGTGACAATAATTATACCGCTACAGTAATGTTAATTGGGATTCCAAATGTTGGTAAGTCGGCACTTATCAATGCTTTGCATCAAGTGGGGAGAATCAATGCAGCAg aaaaaggAAAGCTAAAGCATGCAACTGTCAGTCCAGAACCAAGAGAGACTAAAAACATTCGAAGTTTTAAG ATTGGTAGCCATCCCAATATTTATGTGTTAGACACTCCAGCTGTTTTATCTCCCGAGAATCTTAATGTTGCTGttttatctaaattaattttaacag GAGCAGTTGGGGATTGTTTAGTCAGGAGAAAAGAAGTTGCCCAATATTTTCTAGCTATACTCAACTCTAGTGACCAATACAAGAAATGGGCAAAACTATTTATGAAGGATAATGATAGATCATTCCTTAATGGCACAACAGAACAGTTGACTAGCTCTGAGTTGCATATGAAGAAGAAAATCCAATTCCAGACAGATCACACACAG GATGTTCGACGGAAACTTTTTGAAACAATTTCATCTTTGGAAGGCGAAATAAAATGTGAAGATGAAATGCTTGCACTCGTTGATAGGCAGTTTAGTGCCTTGCAGGAAGCTTTCCATGTTTCGGGTGAATGTGAAGAAGATGCTCATGACAAGGTTGCTGGGAAGTTGCTTAATCTTTTTCGTACTGGCCGTATTGGACATTATATTTTAGATCATCTTCCCGGAAAGATTCAATGA
- the LOC114170666 gene encoding DAR GTPase 2, mitochondrial isoform X1: MAATSLGRRIGTVVKEELRSKGAWRDSLMAAASRAIAERIPLANLVVQVRDARIPLSSECEILRNYPLPHKQIIVLNKMDLAGASNVKAWVEYFREMNCVSCGVNAHNKENIRQLLSLIQRQVSELKRDDQCDNNYTATVMLIGIPNVGKSALINALHQVGRINAAEKGKLKHATVSPEPRETKNIRSFKIGSHPNIYVLDTPAVLSPENLNVAVLSKLILTGAVGDCLVRRKEVAQYFLAILNSSDQYKKWAKLFMKDNDRSFLNGTTEQLTSSELHMKKKIQFQTDHTQDCIVQDVRRKLFETISSLEGEIKCEDEMLALVDRQFSALQEAFHVSGECEEDAHDKVAGKLLNLFRTGRIGHYILDHLPGKIQ; encoded by the exons ATGGCAGCAACGAGTTTGGGCAGACGAATTGGCACAGTGGTAAAGGAAGAGCTGAGAAGTAAGGGAGCATGGCGCGATTCTCTTATGGCCGCCGCTTCTCGTGCAATCGCAGAAAGAATTCCGTTGGCGAATCTCGTCGTCCAAGTCAGAGATGCAAGG ATTCCCTTGTCCTCTGAATGCGAGATACTCAGAAACTACCCACTTCCCCATAAACAAATCATAGTGCTCAACAAAATGGATCTTGCGGGTGCATCGAATGTGAAG GCATGGGTGGAATATTTTAGGGAAATGAACTGCGTATCTTGTGGAGTCAATGCTCATAACAAGGAGAACATCAGACAG CTTCTAAGCCTTATACAACGCCAAGTGAGTGAACTGAAGAGAGATGATCAATGTGACAATAATTATACCGCTACAGTAATGTTAATTGGGATTCCAAATGTTGGTAAGTCGGCACTTATCAATGCTTTGCATCAAGTGGGGAGAATCAATGCAGCAg aaaaaggAAAGCTAAAGCATGCAACTGTCAGTCCAGAACCAAGAGAGACTAAAAACATTCGAAGTTTTAAG ATTGGTAGCCATCCCAATATTTATGTGTTAGACACTCCAGCTGTTTTATCTCCCGAGAATCTTAATGTTGCTGttttatctaaattaattttaacag GAGCAGTTGGGGATTGTTTAGTCAGGAGAAAAGAAGTTGCCCAATATTTTCTAGCTATACTCAACTCTAGTGACCAATACAAGAAATGGGCAAAACTATTTATGAAGGATAATGATAGATCATTCCTTAATGGCACAACAGAACAGTTGACTAGCTCTGAGTTGCATATGAAGAAGAAAATCCAATTCCAGACAGATCACACACAG GACTGCATAGTGCAGGATGTTCGACGGAAACTTTTTGAAACAATTTCATCTTTGGAAGGCGAAATAAAATGTGAAGATGAAATGCTTGCACTCGTTGATAGGCAGTTTAGTGCCTTGCAGGAAGCTTTCCATGTTTCGGGTGAATGTGAAGAAGATGCTCATGACAAGGTTGCTGGGAAGTTGCTTAATCTTTTTCGTACTGGCCGTATTGGACATTATATTTTAGATCATCTTCCCGGAAAGATTCAATGA
- the LOC114170958 gene encoding uncharacterized protein LOC114170958, translating to MGEEGKPDAQLFQLLSNLLLQVEELTNQEEVELRSKIETLGVEVTKVPSKSTQHLNEVEIAKELDKLSARLDDLDEMISTSMASDPQVQSLLSDTADVWMPVITATSEERRNFTAVTGDNTAQPDAEKSQ from the exons ATGGGAGAGGAAGGCAAACCCGACGCTCAGCTCTTTCAGCTTCTCTCCAATCTTCTCCTGCAG GTGGAAGAACTGACGAATCAAGAAGAAGTTGAGCTCCGTTCTAAAATTGAAACCCTTGGAGTAGAGGTTACAAAAGTTCCTTCAAAGTCAACCCAGCACCTTAACGAG GTGGAAATCGCCAAGGAGTTGGACAAATTATCAGCAAGATTAGATGATCTTGATGAGATGATATCGACCTCAATGGCTTCAGATCCACAGGTGCAATCATTGTTGAGTGATACAGCTGATGTGTGGATGCCAGTTATCACAGCAACCTCTGAGGAAAGACGCAATTTCACAGCAGTTACTGGGGATAACACCGCCCAACCAGATGCCGAAAAGTCTCAATAG
- the LOC114177888 gene encoding uncharacterized protein LOC114177888, with the protein MACLRFLHAALPQAQLTLGFPSPPQFLTIAPPLKFSLSSSTFRCKTFTRLKVNQRVLTVFAANPNSVDGKSTKEGSDVNESSNAGQGPPILTILAGFFVLFVVCWSIWSIIAWLISLIVTAPAPK; encoded by the exons ATGGCGTGTCTGAGATTCTTACACGCAGCACTACCACAGGCTCAGCTCACACTAGGGTTTCCTTCGCCACCTCAATTTCTCACCATTGCTCCACCTCTCAAATTCTCTCTCTCCTCTTCTACCTTCAG GTGCAAAACTTTTACGAGATTGAAAGTGAATCAGAGGGTGTTGACTGTGTTCGCAGCAAACCCTAACTCTGTAGATGGGAAATCAACCAAAGAAGGATCAGATGTAAATGAAAGTAGCAATGCTGGTCAGGGACCTCCTATCCTTACTATTTTGGCTGGATTTTTTGTCCTTTTCGTCGTTTGTTGGAGCATTTGGTCCATTATAGCGTGGCTGATAAGTTTGATAGTTACTGCACCTGCTCCGAAATAA